AGTTCAGTTATTTACTGTAGTTGTATCATCTATCTCATATCTGAAGTATAGCGAggtagttgtataatattattaatacacaattattttttacatcagtatttaaaattttaactgccGCGTGAgtggtttttattataatatattttttcatacttaaattatacaataggcatattatattatatatttatatcgtcaGAACAGCCGCATTCACAACACTTAATATTGCTATATGTTATATAGTTGtaaagttgtaacttgtaggtaTGCCAGCTGGTGcatcgtacatattatatcagtatgtcataatatagttaaaacgcgattataatattatgtgtaagaAGTACTTATACCTACGAATAATGGAACCTAAAttactgtatatatttattttgaaccaGATAcgtgttgttttaaaaataaaaatattaggtacctatccatCTACCTAAACTAACGAATCGTTAGTAACGGTTGTATTGTACACATTCGAGTCCCATGCGATTGAACCACATTATTCTCCaacgaatatattatgatcGGTTAAATCCACGTTCTTTGATCCGTTTATATATCACGTTAGCACTCGATatctcaacaatataatatacttatactcatattatgtgtatgtgtaGTGACTATTGAACACATGTTTATCTTATACGGCTAAAATAGAACGTGGAATTTAAAACAGCTATTTCTACACCTTATCACCGTCATTCTTGTAATACCACTGGTATGTCGGATATTTTAGAATTGGAAAGTAACACGATATCCCAGACTTGTGCAGTGTATTATTTGcagacttatttaaaaataatctcgataattattatcacacaTGCACATGCATTACTAGCGATTCGTGGACTGCTTTTTTTcccaataaaaactatttattttgaaactgcatacctattattattattaaaatatattatacgtatttcgaggtactataataatattattaaattatagttttttgaacatcagACTTCTACTAacgataaattaatgtattatgtatttatggtTTCAGTTTACGGGCATAATCTCGAGAAGGATATTAAAGGTGATACATCGGGCCATTTCAAACGTCTATGCGTATCTTTAAGTAtggtaagataatataataatacatattttataattaattttattattatgtacctatatgagattatatttttattacatcattgatattgtactatattgttCATAATTTTGCTTTGGAGAATAGATGACaattacataggtaccaatcatttattaattaaagatAGGAAGTAAGTAGGATTTAGGTAATAaactttacactttttttttgttaaatttaaaacacttggtttgtataggtacctagtacctacctacttaccaactctgtatattatagtgtaataatcATATGACTGCATTAGTTGTAAATAGTATACGATATGATGTCACCAATGGGTAattacaaatagaaaatattgaaatagagaaatgtatgtatatctaaaataaacatagctattaaaatattttatagatatctaTTTTATGCGCAAGTAATTAAGAGCCCAGATACGCATAatataaagcatattatggaTGCTTGGAGtgagtcacagtttttaattaatgcAATTTTTTCATACAAACATTTTCATTGAAACCGATCACACTGTGAAATTATTGTGGTCACccgtagttatattattattattttattttttttacagtacgGACGAACCTTTtagatttgaatataaaaaataataaagtgctTTATGGAAACTAGGGTCAAATTTTACTCGTAGAGTCAAGATTATTATCAACTGATTgtgattaaacatattattttaacgtgtaGGTGTTTTTGGTCTGATCATAAGGCAATCTGGTTATGTAGGCATTAGATTCCTTTAATAGTGTAGtcttattaatacattttggaCATTCAGATTTCAGACGCGTATTCCTCATTATATGTAAACTATTatccaatatttatattattatttaataatattacagaaccGTAAAGTATTatctatattgaatataataatatctaatatatacatatatagtatatacaggcacatattttataaaataggcaCTTTTGTGAAAgtgtattaaaacattatacatttataccggTATATACGCAATACGCATTAAATGGTTATAgagaattttatttatgaaataattttataagacaTAAATTCaacttcataaatcataatagtagATTGTAATACAACTCATAAGGCATGTCTAATCCGCGGCCATCGGCAGATTTAAGGCTAAGTAAGTAAGTAGTATAGTAGTACGCGTAGCAAACTACGTCTATCTCAAAACTGTCAACTACATCTATAGTATAAAAGAATCATCTCTTgcttttacatatattatatattcttttcGATTTTCTTAtcagaattaaatattaattgttattggtttacaatattgttcgaatatagaaagaaaaatttaatttttcagggAAATCGAGATGAAACACCTACTGTTGATGAGAACGCGGCGCGTATAGATGCCGAGGCTTTGTACAACGcaggagaaaaaataaaatggggCACGGACGAATCTGAATTCAACAGGATTTTGGTTACTAAAAGTTACCAGCATTTGAGGCGCGTATTTGTGGAGTATGAAAAATTGGCTTCTAAGGACTTGGAAGAATCAATTAAAAGCGAATTTTCTGGAGATATTTGCATGGGCCTACTGTCCCTGGGtacgaataattattttttatcggagacaaaatattaatcattttttttataatactctaCAAGAAATGAAGTGATGTACAACAATTACGATTTTTTTATGTGTCATACCTTCTTCTTATTCTTCTTCACTGGCATTCACAAGACCCCACGACCTTTAAAAGAGTCTTTTCTGCCATCACTCCGTCTACCACCTCTTCCTCGGTCTGCCTCGAGGCTTTTTCCCTGCCGGTTTCCATTCCATGACTGTTGTTCTGGTGGTTTCTTCTTCGCTTATTCTCATAATATGTGtcatacctacattaaaataatcgTGCTCATTGAATTTTCAGTGAAGTGTGTGAAAAGTAAAGTCGAATTCTTCGCGGAGCGTTTGCACAAGAGTATGGCCGGCTTGGGAACAGATGACAAAACACTTATAAGAATCGTCGTGTCCAGATCAGAAATTGACCTAGGAGACATAAAACAAGTGTTCGAAAAGAAGTACGGTAAAAGTTTGGAGTCGTGGGTAACCGtaagttttttgtttatattttttacttttaatgtttaatgttacGTAATTAAgtcgtttttattaatttattctatatttttcagGGAGATACCTCTGGAGACTACaggaaattattgttaaaaattatcgCTTAAACGacggtttaattttaaattttttcacagGTGACTTCATTTatacatcaaattattatttaaatcattatattattgttatttaattaagtttcatcaattattttatattatatacctacattaattttaattgttaagtaAAGTACGTATAGCAACTACattatattgtgattttttCTAAAAGCGTAAACCTATTggatttttatacttatattgcttaattttactatacgtaataaacctatttattgtttaatattgactgaccaaaatatattaacatgatGGTGTACAATAAAAGTGTCAGTAGTAtagaatttagtatttaaatactgcACTTAAACGTCTTAAACTAACAATATcactattttaaattctactgcTTTTGTGTGAAATTATTTTgcgtaggtatttatattttaatctatatctTTTGGAccaaagtaggtacataattcttaaatataattaaactacgCTATACATAGTGAAAACAATAGtatcagttttattattttaatctttaatagtttattaggtatcaaatatatataaatgtacgtataattttggaaaaaatatgttaaatgtgtGCTTGTTTTTGATGGTCCAAATATCGATTTGAAAATCTTCAATGATGAAACAGacactttgaaaaaaatgttcatgcaaaaaaagtatacatgaaaatataagtatatataatgttttgaaatttgatgagatttaaacgttattattttgtatgaaataGTTAATTCAAATGCTGTAAATACCAAatagtgttaaaaataaatcaaaataatcagtTTTTAAATGTACAGGTTAGGTAACAACCAAAACCAAACATTATTTGGTGTATTATAAActgtagtatatttataaattataattgtattaccaaattttatataccaaaataccaaatagtatttaaatttgataacattttaaatataattgccAATTAATCTGCAGCCTATACACTTTTCCTATCATTAATACTATACATATCGCtgtaaagtataaaatgtacagtaggtatataaaatataaatggtagGTAAAGTGTGTTTATCGGTCatctataataattcaaattaactGGAAAACAGTATTTGTGTCTTTTAAATGTGTGTGGTTGGAAATTGGAATTTAGATTGTGCCGTCGCGGTCGGTTGCATGTGATGGACTGTTGAGTtctattgttttgttttgtttattattcattactattTGTGGACCAGAATTACAACAACATacatactgaaaaataaattataatctatggACACTTAGTACTTATAGAAGTTTCATGAAATGCTATAATTATGTCGTTTTATTTACTGATTTTACTCCATGTGTAAAGCACATTGGAATTTAAATCaagtattattgattattatttattaccattataGGTAAGAACATATTAAAGAGAATCCTGGCCCTAGgctctttaaaaatgtataaacagaCCAACATAAACTCTAAAGCcgggttcacactacaccgtgtcgtatttttattttttatgtttataccaaaatacaataccaataatataaatattgtacctgATGATAAcactagataatttttttttagttaccacTTTTCTACATATAAACACACGgttaaaagttgaatatattcaaaggTATGCGGTATCGTTACtgtgattattttacacgacacCGTGTTGTAGTGTGAACCCGGCTGAAATGCCGAGttgatattactaaataattatgtataaccGGTATATAGgggtataatatttcaaatttatattcaatagatTTCTCTAGATTGactagatatttaaattttgggtTCGAATATAGAACAATCATTACAAATTGTAATaagacaaaattaaaatacatttaagcactttttttttatagtcacttaatctactttaaaaaataaatataattttaaaaaggttgGTAACTGGGTAAgtgtatgtcgctctgctgtacagtaggttaaaagtgggtcactatataatgtatggtattaaatgtgaatgcaatgatataatatcattctgagcggagacggtttgtcagtgtggatattttattatgtttgtaccgacatattgttattacttattattaaaacggtAGCTggttattgaattaatattataaaattacttcaaaaaaactaaaattgttattcttggttatttgatatgtaatttcgtccaaattttaacaaaaaataactataaaaaaacagtgttttatatttttgagattatttggttacagaataacctactttcgtgaaaccttgtttaaaattttcaatctgtatagctataaaagttgaatattttataaatttttaactacaaaatcattttaaaattaaaaatttaataaatgttgtcaaaaattgaactttaaatgtttattaaaattgttgacccaacaaataacatttattgacattaatagaaaaaaaaactaaaaaattgaaaatagaaaatgtctgttaacagctcaaaacaaatcaaaatattttgaaaattttatggtgtatagaaaatgaaaatataaacattcagtcaaatttcCATGTAattacagtcattcgtttttgaattacaaaataagaaaatcgctataTGACTGCAAATCGAgtgaatgttgtaaaaatatgaacttcaaacgcccataaaaatttaatttgactttcttagacatttttttttttaaaaaggtagACAAGTttttgaggaatcttgtattacattttcaaatcttagatttaaaaagaaaaagtttaatgaaatttttttaaattatttgcacatttttgagattttacGTGTCTGATCAAGATTTGaactataaatagttatataaaaaaaattgtgactgtgagtttttagtatttttcaactgtcattgtagcaatatattaggagccctctattacattttcaagctttttcacccgacgaataaaatttaattgacacttatagaaaaaaaaaactaaaaaaattggaaactgaaaatgttcgtaaacagtgTTCAGAGCCGGGCCAATCAATAGCGGTGCTCttggcaaaataaaaatatgcaccccttccccctccaaaaaaaaatttaatttaacttatttacttGTAAGCATAATCAATAATGTTTACTTTAAAGCTTAAgagttaagtttattattttaataattaaaataacaacattttaagaatatttcaaaataaagataataataacgaaGTTAATTGATTTGTATTACCTACTTTGATATGACTTTTATAACAAATTCTTAAAAACAGTACCACATAAACAAGAATCgtataagaaatttaaataaaataatacaaataatacctacttcaaattaaatagaatttagtacaacatatttattaaacaaatttcacTTTTCCGGCTTTTTTGGAAGCAAATTCTTCGATGATTGATGTGTAGTCATATACACATGTACACATATACACATTATAGTcgttctatttttattattatcggccACAGGAAACACATTGATATTTCCTGCGGCTTGTATACGTGTAgaaatatatacattgttataaataaaatatattacttaacgATATAATTCGGTAGGTACCAGTTATCGGTCGATCAGTCGATCGTCgtgaatgaaaattaatttcaataatcaaTAGTAAATTTGAGGTTTAACTtggtatacaaatttataacacAGTATTAATAAACTCgcatctaataaaaaatattaacatattgaaatatttttacttcaaattcaaatttaatgatatCAAATTTTGCGCCCACCTTGCCAGGCCCTCTGCCCGGCCCTGACAGtgttgtatcgtgtatagacgCCGTGCAAACCATGAAATAGCGCGCGCCGTAGTGGACCACTTACGAACTAATCGATAGCAACGAATgaaatgtgtatattgtataatatgttagttaCCTACCTAGGTTAGgcagtaattattaaattatgttagttCTGACTTTAGACTATTGTTGTTTATCGTTGttgcacataataatagtatcatacctacatattgtacatattaaaaacataaatacctTTTcactttatttgtaaaaataaataacatatatttcacaGGTTAACTAAGtcttaatacatatatttttttccaacatctaataaatataataataatatatatgattgtataatatgacaacttcttattttatctttaaaataatattgatatataatattatgtatgtaaaaattatatttatattattaaaaaaaataaacaaatatgttgaataaaacataatattatgatacaattaaaaatttaaataagtaattttggcaagtaaaaatgaaagtaaaaatattcaattttgggCATTAAAGAATTAAGGAAGTATTCGTCTCTATTAATAGTTAACAAAACAggctcaatattattatagataaataaatcgCAGTATTTTAAACCTGcacaatacattaatacctgGACTTGGGTATAGTATACATTAGATTTTTTtagttctaatttattatttacaaattctaaatattttaaattaggtactccatttttaataatttgtttatttttacaagagaTAGGGCACTTTATTTCAAGAATTCTTTCAATATTTCCATTTTTGATAACAAGACCGTCTGGGCTGGCACACACCCATGGTGTTTTATGATGGATAATAAGTCCTGCCTtaagtactataatatcatcatataacTCTTGGTATTTTTCAAAAGCTAGAGGTTCATTTAAATTaccatatttaacattaatattacctTTCATACCTAAGTCAGTTCTTTTTAGGAAAGAGTTAGCAAGCTTATTGAGACCTATGTCCGTCCAATTACgacatgttttaattttatgtgcCCTCATACTAGCCGAAATACGAAAATGTCTAGAGGTTTTCCAAATTTCTGAAGAAGACTGGctcatagttaaattataaatacttaaaagatTGTCTGCCAATAAAGCAATATTAGTAAAGTAAAAACTGTTTTCATGAAAATTAAGTGGAAATTTCGATGAAggagtattatttataaacaatattttttggttaagtAATATAAGTgagaaatgatttttatttaaagaatatGTAAAATCTAGTTCTACTTGATCAATGATGgaattcaaaatttgtttacaCTGTCTTTCTGTTTCAGTAAGGCTTTCTTCTTTTAAAAGTGTGCTTAAGCTACATggtatacttaaaatgttatgcattgaaattaaatctttatgagttacataatctataaaatgtttttgcctTTTACATGGGAATAAGTCTTGAATTGTTCTACCTTTCTTATACTTCAATTCTCCAGCCTTTGAAGGTTTTCCCCATTGTTGGGGCAAGTCTGTTTTAGAAATTAGTTGCTCATTATTAATGTAGTAAATTAATGCACATATATGTTTGCATTTTCCTCCTGCGCCAGCAGGACAATCACAAGATGTATTTTTAACTCTTCTAGTTCCatcaatctaaataatataatataaagaataaatattaaaaaagaagataacatttcattatacataaaaaaaatataagacacatgtattcaaatactttacagCAGTGAATttgtcataaaattaaaataaatagtctaaaaaatgtgtacattatCTTCCTACcaagtataaacatattaattattgtaagtcgatatataatactgtattgtTGATTTAACTTACTTCAAGAATAACTGTCCATGGATCATAAGACACAGAAGTTTGCCTTATACATAATCCTTTTATTCTAGGTGCAATATGATTAGTAGCCGGTTTTATTTCTTCGACATTAATTAAATGTCCACTTTCTACTAATCTTTTGCCTTTgtcatttggaaaaataaaactatatgtgACTGGTTGGAAaccacatttaatttttaagtctgCCATAAGTCATAACACGACATACCAACAAGTTCAGACGTTCAGGGTCTGGTGATCGGGTGATCCATATATGGTTCGTGGTTTAGTTAATTGATTAGTCTctattgaaaattgataagctTTAGAAAGCTTATCATCTCACCAGTTCAACAAGGTTATTATGAATTTCATAGAATGTAGtcgaaacaaatataaataatgtataaataggtaaatgtaTGAATGAACCACATGTGGATCATGGACTAATAAAATAGGTTTAATGTGACCCACATATGGGTCAAGGACTGATCAGTCCTGATTTAATTAAACAGTGCATATTGTGTTAAGACAAGGTACAATCAGAATTGACGTAATATTTGAATGTAGTGAattacatacaataaaatacaacggTTTTACTGcatgaatgtattatttacgCATATTTGTTGCTATCGATTAGTATGTACATTATCTCCCCAGAGCGCTAGTTGTCAGTTTGCACGGTGTCTATAGAAAATGtcaagaggacgtcgcacccgcatgtgttgtctccgtcttatttttctatttttcctAATAATAAAGGCGCATTTACACGGTGACAGTAAACCTTGACAGCCGCAGTCATAGCATACGCTGTCAAGGAACTGACATGGTGTAAATCATTTGGCAGTAGCTGTTATGACACTAAGATAGTACTGTCACACTATCTAGCCGAGCTAGATAGTTGACAGTGCTACCGAGATCGCATGACAGCAGCTATCATAGATTGTCACAGTGTATACGCACCTtaacatattcatattatgagtAACATAATTTacgataaataaatttaaattgtgacatttttttctttcctttcTATTGACAAAATCATCAACTATTTTGTTTGCAACGGCTAGTGGTTGTtccaaaaaataacaatatattgtaatgttaaatGGGGCGTATCTAGATTTTTTAAGTGGGGTGTCACTAGTGccttaaataataagtttatttaacaatttaatatttaggtatctacattctacagtgTTCCTGATCCATGAGGATTAACTAATTCAAAGTAGCAATGTAATGGAGACAATGGAGTTCTCTGTTCTCATTAAACACTGTAAATTCACACTAAcgttatacttataaatataataattacactataTCGGTTACAGCTTGATCAACTTCATATCGAAATTTCATAATCAAAAAGAAACAATGTAATCAAAATATCATCGATGTTATGAAACGTAAATTTGGCAATTTTCTATATAGTAATTTAAGTGAACAGAATGCGATGACCTTTGAAGTGAAGACAGTAGCCGTCAAGCACAGTTAACAGAAATCACTGCACATGTAATATGGAATTCTTGATAGATAATGCTGTCACCcgtcattataaatattacatatacttTGAAAGAGATATAGTAACAAGATAGCTgttaaatttcatcaaaatagcAAATATCCGTAATCCGTGTCATATACGTGCACCGTGCACGCATAACAAactatacaaatacataaaaaagtaatatacaTTAGTACACCTTACTATAACCTAATGATATGTTCTATACAccgatatttaaattaacacatAATCTGTCTAATGTGCGTGGAACTCGCGTTCTAATCGAGGTTGATTAAATCACGCGATTCGTGTTTTGctaacataactatattaggtattattctaagtcaacaatttaaattgttttatcttGGTCGACTATcactcaattttaatatttttttttttaaactgttttaaatatatatgatcaaaaaaaaatggttatcttgaaaatttaaaaaagttgactgcataaaaaatgtttgaaaaaaaattgaattttatgcCATTCAATTAGAATTTTCATACTTATTACTGTGAATATaactgtacctatttaaatacattaattttccAAGGAGATACTATAAGGTTGATACGGGACTTTTTGGACAAACTGTATATCGAgcttccaaatattttaatcaggAAAAAAGCAATCACAAACGTTGAAAAAAAAGAGAAAGTTTCTTTGCTGTGTAGTACCTAAGTTTTGAGTGTTCTGGTCGTTGAGTATATTGGACATAGGtgtaaaaacatacatttgaattcaatgatatattattgtacctttacacaatgaaaaacgattttaagtggaaaCGGTCTGTCagcttttatattttactacgaTGTCTCATTATGATAAGGTAGTTCTATAATTTACCTAACACCTATACTGTATACTAATACTGTTATGATTGTTATGACTAATGACTTGTGGTTGTTCACCACCGTTTATGAACTACAATGCtccttcatatttttatatcgtgTAAGTtcgtgtttttgatttttttcgaaaaacgaCCATTCGTAGATCCGTTCTCTGAAGTGCAGTGTGATTGTAAAATAAGGTTTTATAGattgtttgatttattatagaaagtaaataggtataggtacaaggCACTGCATGTTTttcaaaggaaaaaaatatttacctactttattatccctttaaatcattttaaattgtaatgtaagTATAAGCCCACTATATGTCTTATGTCTACATAATTCGAATGATTCGTGGTAAAAATTATAGCGCTATATTGGCATTTGAAAGTGATAAGATGTAACGGGGACGCTGTGtatcatttatatgttattttattagttcTCTGACACAGATCCACTTCCCGCCGGCCTGATAATTGATAAGATTTAAATCGCCAATAGGTGTATCTTGGATTTAGTATACCTTAGTTCACGAACAAATTGGCATCGGTGTACCTAGACTTGTGAACTAATTCAACTGAGATGGACAATTCACTTGTGATGGGTTGAGCATAGCACTtagtataaatcaaaaatggtTCAAAGTTCAATTACTTTCTAAACTTTCCCGatagaacaattttaaattttcacaaaatcggttaagtagtttttgagaatataaatttcagacaaaCAATCAACCGACGAATTTATAtacgtacaaaaaaaattatccttATTTCTACTAATGATTtctactatacctactattactaTTAGCATATAATCTGTAAagtgtaatcaaaataaatgttcgATTTTCATCTTAAATCTCAAAGTCCTTGAGTGAGGAACTGAGGACCTATTCCGGGAAAGTTTCCAATTTTTCTTGCAACAACAATAAGTGACAAAAAGTGGagaaattcttatattttttcgaaattaaaattggacttctggaaaatatttgttttctgcttattggtctaaatgcaCAAAAAAACTACCAGCTTTCAACAGCCTATGTTagtgcattttaataatattcgaacaaaaaattatttgttttgtttacaatacaatatattgatatattataatgtactattataagttttattattgaatacattAACCTAtggtatacaatgatattaatacaataatacattattatattaaatttaggtACCATAGTTGATAGCATAAACAAATAGTCATAAAAAGAGTAGATACACTATTTATGAACAAATAGGTCATAATTAGATATTGCAAAAgctagagaaaaaaattaagtgcccCCCCCCCTTTATCTGGCTACGTCACTGCAGGTGACAGTAATCAGTaagtatatatacttttttatagtaatatttgtaGTTGTGTGTATTAATGGTTAATGGCTACAACTTATAGCAAACAccgaatttttttcaactcaatgctcaaaaaaaattcagttttaaGAGATGCTTAGCGCAAGCTCTATTGCAGCATCTCTTTTCACTCTTGTTCAAACGTTAGTttct
The Metopolophium dirhodum isolate CAU chromosome 7, ASM1992520v1, whole genome shotgun sequence DNA segment above includes these coding regions:
- the LOC132949041 gene encoding annexin B9-like, with the translated sequence MANYVSTKCTPTVFASPNFDAKEDAIALKKAMKGFGCDQKVIIDVIANRGVVQRIEIAEAFKTLYGKDLKKELKNELSGHFEDTVLAMMTPLPDLYAKELHDAISGIGTHEEVLVEILCTLSNFGVRTVTECYEKLYGHNLEKDIKGDTSGHFKRLCVSLSMGNRDETPTVDENAARIDAEALYNAGEKIKWGTDESEFNRILVTKSYQHLRRVFVEYEKLASKDLEESIKSEFSGDICMGLLSLVKCVKSKVEFFAERLHKSMAGLGTDDKTLIRIVVSRSEIDLGDIKQVFEKKYGKSLESWVTGDTSGDYRKLLLKIIA